In Sphaerodactylus townsendi isolate TG3544 linkage group LG13, MPM_Stown_v2.3, whole genome shotgun sequence, one DNA window encodes the following:
- the DDX51 gene encoding ATP-dependent RNA helicase DDX51 isoform X1 — protein MALFLVNRYTGDEESEPEDQSQVLLKQLQERARARQLQKQKQGRPISAELTRPDNEISSINPEEELKQETKKRKRRSSDGSPCTQDQRKQNRQLQAGKKKSPPEENGLSKSRTPKSREKSKRPPKRTEAGRNSSLESHLDSGCTAAGEKGDTLGETDSQRREEQKTLSQRQVVPSSHMIVLGTSDQKAVQKVQPFLPQWLAQPKLVQKRIKDNLVPLQNIPEIHPKLRKKLQANAIESLFPVQAEVIPAILESTSGGFLTSRHGYQPSDICVSAPTGSGKTLAFVIPVVQALLERVVCQVRVLAVLPTKELAQQVSKVFNIYTDGTGLRVVQLTGQKSFVKEQESLVEKTLTGFRSLADIVVATPGRLVDHLQQSPQFSLRELRFLIIDEADRMIDSMNQDWLSQVVKAVYGPDEGTGPGRLFRRAPQEPITAARAFFPQIPLQKLLFSATLSRDPEKLQQLGLYKPRLFTSVYAKAQPDGTEMQQEMEKKYTLPEGLSQYYVPCNLRSKPLLLLHFLLRMKFSRVLCFTNSKETSHRLFLLIRAFGGVKVAEFSSRLSPGERKRALKEFEQGKIQLLISTDATARGIDIGGVKYVISYDAPQFIRTYVHRVGRTARAGKAGLAFTMLLKVQERKFLKMLKEGGLPELEQQLVKSENLKPLLQQYEEALAELRNVVKEEQAMKRS, from the exons ATGGCGCTGTTCCTCGTCAACAG GTACACTGGTGATGAAGAGAGTGAGCCAGAAGACCAGTCACAGGTGCTCTTGAAGCAGCTCCAGGAACGGGCAAGAGCACGTCAGCTGCAAAAACAGAAACAGGGTCGGCCAATTTCTGCAGAGCTAACAAGGCCGGATAATGAAATATCTAGCATTAACCCTGAGGAAGAATTAAAGCAGGAGaccaagaagagaaagaggagatctAGTGATGGATCTCCTTGCACACAAGACCAGAGAAAGCAAAATAGGCAGCTACAAGCTGGCAAGAAGAAAAGTCCACCTGAGGAAAATGGTTTGAGTAAAAGCAGAACCCCAAAGAGCAGAGAAAAGTCCAAAAGGCCACCAAAAAGAACTGAAGCAG GAAGGAATAGCAGCTTGGAGAGTCATCTGGACAGTGGCTGTACAgcggcaggagaaaaaggggatacACTTGGAGAGACAGACAGCCAAAGAAGAGAGGAACAGAAGACATTGAGTCAGAGACAAGTTGTTCCATCTTCTCACATGATTGTCCTTGGCACTTCTGATCAAAAGGCTGTACAGAAG GTACAACCTTTTTTGCCACAATGGCTTGCTCAGCCCAAGCTAGTCCAGAAGAGGATCAAAGACAACCTTGTCCCACTTCAGAACATTCCAGAAATCCACCCTAAATTGAGGAAGAAACTGCAAGCAAATGCAATAGAATCTTTGTTTCCAG TTCAGGCAGAGGTGATTCCAGCCATTTTGGAGAGCACATCTGGTGGGTTTTTGACCTCAAGGCATGGTTACCAGCCGAGTGATATTTGTGTCTCAGCCCCTACAGGCAGTGGTAAAACACTGGCCTTTGTCATCCCTGTGGTACAG GCCCTGTTAGAACGAGTTGTTTGCCAGGTGCGAGTCTTGGCAGTTTTGCCCACCAAAGAACTAGCACAGCAG GTGAGTAAAGTGTTCAACATTTACACTGATGGAACGGGACTGAGAGTCGTCCAACTGACTGGGCAGAAGTCTTTTGTGAAGGAGCAAGAGTCTCTTGTTGAGAAAAC GCTCACTGGATTCCGCAGTCTGGCAGACATTGTTGTAGCCACCCCTGGGCGCCTGGTGGACCATCTTCAGCAAAGTCCTCAGTTCAGCTTGAGAGAACTTCGTTTCCTG ATCATTGATGAAGCCGACCGCATGATTGACAGCATGAACCAGGACTGGCTGTCCCAGGTTGTGAAGGCTGTGTATGGACCTGATGAAGGCACAGGACCCGGTCGGCTGTTCAGGAGGGCACCACAGGAACCCATCACAGCAGCCAG AGCCTTCTTCCCCCAGATCCCTTTGCAAAAACTCCTTTTCTCAGCCACACTGAGCCGGGATCCAGAGAAGCTGCAGCAATTGGGCCTCTATAAGCCCCGCCTCTTTACTTCTGTCTATGCCAAAGCACAGCCTGATGGTACCGAGATGCAGCAGGAGATGGAGAAGAAATACACCCTCCCCGAGGGGCTCTCG CAATATTACGTGCCCTGCAACCTGCGATCCAAACCGCTGCTCCTTCTGCATTTTCTGTTGAGGATGAAATTCAGCCGAGTTCTGTGTTTCACTAACAGTAAAGAAACTTCCCACAG GTTGTTCCTTTTAATTCGAGCCTTTGGCGGAGTGAAAGTGGCAGAGTTCTCTTCCCGTCTGAgtccaggagagagaaaaagggccTTGAAAGAATTTGAACAAGGAAAGATCCAGCT CTTAATCAGCACAGATGCCACGGCTCGTGGAATCGACATTGGAGGAGTGAAATATGTAATCAGCTACGATGCCCCTCAATTTATCAGGACCTATGTTCACCG GGTGGGCAGAACAGCTCGAGCTGGGAAAGCTGGCCTGGCCTTCACCATGCTGCTGAAAGTGCAG GAACggaaattcctgaaaatgctGAAAGAAGGTGGCCTTCCTGAGTTGGAACAACAGTTGGTGAAGAGCGAGAACCTCAAGCCTCTCCTCCAGCAGTATGAAGAAGCACTAGCTGAACTCCGGAATGTTGTCAAG GAGGAGCAAGCCATGAAGCGATCCTGA
- the DDX51 gene encoding ATP-dependent RNA helicase DDX51 isoform X2 produces MFSYQNGGQPGRNSSLESHLDSGCTAAGEKGDTLGETDSQRREEQKTLSQRQVVPSSHMIVLGTSDQKAVQKVQPFLPQWLAQPKLVQKRIKDNLVPLQNIPEIHPKLRKKLQANAIESLFPVQAEVIPAILESTSGGFLTSRHGYQPSDICVSAPTGSGKTLAFVIPVVQALLERVVCQVRVLAVLPTKELAQQVSKVFNIYTDGTGLRVVQLTGQKSFVKEQESLVEKTLTGFRSLADIVVATPGRLVDHLQQSPQFSLRELRFLIIDEADRMIDSMNQDWLSQVVKAVYGPDEGTGPGRLFRRAPQEPITAARAFFPQIPLQKLLFSATLSRDPEKLQQLGLYKPRLFTSVYAKAQPDGTEMQQEMEKKYTLPEGLSQYYVPCNLRSKPLLLLHFLLRMKFSRVLCFTNSKETSHRLFLLIRAFGGVKVAEFSSRLSPGERKRALKEFEQGKIQLLISTDATARGIDIGGVKYVISYDAPQFIRTYVHRVGRTARAGKAGLAFTMLLKVQERKFLKMLKEGGLPELEQQLVKSENLKPLLQQYEEALAELRNVVKEEQAMKRS; encoded by the exons ATGTTTTCTTACCAAAATGGTGGCCAACCAGGAAGGAATAGCAGCTTGGAGAGTCATCTGGACAGTGGCTGTACAgcggcaggagaaaaaggggatacACTTGGAGAGACAGACAGCCAAAGAAGAGAGGAACAGAAGACATTGAGTCAGAGACAAGTTGTTCCATCTTCTCACATGATTGTCCTTGGCACTTCTGATCAAAAGGCTGTACAGAAG GTACAACCTTTTTTGCCACAATGGCTTGCTCAGCCCAAGCTAGTCCAGAAGAGGATCAAAGACAACCTTGTCCCACTTCAGAACATTCCAGAAATCCACCCTAAATTGAGGAAGAAACTGCAAGCAAATGCAATAGAATCTTTGTTTCCAG TTCAGGCAGAGGTGATTCCAGCCATTTTGGAGAGCACATCTGGTGGGTTTTTGACCTCAAGGCATGGTTACCAGCCGAGTGATATTTGTGTCTCAGCCCCTACAGGCAGTGGTAAAACACTGGCCTTTGTCATCCCTGTGGTACAG GCCCTGTTAGAACGAGTTGTTTGCCAGGTGCGAGTCTTGGCAGTTTTGCCCACCAAAGAACTAGCACAGCAG GTGAGTAAAGTGTTCAACATTTACACTGATGGAACGGGACTGAGAGTCGTCCAACTGACTGGGCAGAAGTCTTTTGTGAAGGAGCAAGAGTCTCTTGTTGAGAAAAC GCTCACTGGATTCCGCAGTCTGGCAGACATTGTTGTAGCCACCCCTGGGCGCCTGGTGGACCATCTTCAGCAAAGTCCTCAGTTCAGCTTGAGAGAACTTCGTTTCCTG ATCATTGATGAAGCCGACCGCATGATTGACAGCATGAACCAGGACTGGCTGTCCCAGGTTGTGAAGGCTGTGTATGGACCTGATGAAGGCACAGGACCCGGTCGGCTGTTCAGGAGGGCACCACAGGAACCCATCACAGCAGCCAG AGCCTTCTTCCCCCAGATCCCTTTGCAAAAACTCCTTTTCTCAGCCACACTGAGCCGGGATCCAGAGAAGCTGCAGCAATTGGGCCTCTATAAGCCCCGCCTCTTTACTTCTGTCTATGCCAAAGCACAGCCTGATGGTACCGAGATGCAGCAGGAGATGGAGAAGAAATACACCCTCCCCGAGGGGCTCTCG CAATATTACGTGCCCTGCAACCTGCGATCCAAACCGCTGCTCCTTCTGCATTTTCTGTTGAGGATGAAATTCAGCCGAGTTCTGTGTTTCACTAACAGTAAAGAAACTTCCCACAG GTTGTTCCTTTTAATTCGAGCCTTTGGCGGAGTGAAAGTGGCAGAGTTCTCTTCCCGTCTGAgtccaggagagagaaaaagggccTTGAAAGAATTTGAACAAGGAAAGATCCAGCT CTTAATCAGCACAGATGCCACGGCTCGTGGAATCGACATTGGAGGAGTGAAATATGTAATCAGCTACGATGCCCCTCAATTTATCAGGACCTATGTTCACCG GGTGGGCAGAACAGCTCGAGCTGGGAAAGCTGGCCTGGCCTTCACCATGCTGCTGAAAGTGCAG GAACggaaattcctgaaaatgctGAAAGAAGGTGGCCTTCCTGAGTTGGAACAACAGTTGGTGAAGAGCGAGAACCTCAAGCCTCTCCTCCAGCAGTATGAAGAAGCACTAGCTGAACTCCGGAATGTTGTCAAG GAGGAGCAAGCCATGAAGCGATCCTGA
- the LOC125442909 gene encoding glutathione S-transferase theta-1-like, with protein sequence MGLELYLDLLSQPCRSVYIFAKKNGIPFEFKPVTLMKGQHKSEEFSKVNLLGKVPALKDADFTLAESIAILLYLARKFKTPDHWYPSDLQKRARVDEYLSWQHMATRLCGSKVFLIKAIAPAFLDEPLSPAKLDGAIEDLNGVLKLFEEKFLQDRRFITGQEISLADLVAIVEVMQPLAGGYDVFEGRPKMAAWRQRVEEAIGKDLFLEAHEPLLKPKAAENLPPELKEQLKKNLLKYIK encoded by the exons ATGGGCCTGGAACTTTACTTGGAcctgctctctcagccctgccgaTCTGTCTACATTTTTGCCAAGAAAAATGGCATTCCTTTTGAGTTCAAGCCTGTGACGCTAATGAAAG GGCAACACAAGTCTGAAGAGTTTAGCAAGGTAAATCTCCTGGGGAAAGTTCCAGCTCTGAAAGATGCCGACTTCACCTTAGCAGAGAG CATTGCTATCCTTTTGTACCTAGCAAGGAAATTCAAAACTCCCGATCACTGGTACCCCTCTGATCTGCAGAAACGAGCCCGTGTGGATGAGTATCTGTCTTGGCAACATATGGCGACTCGCTTGTGTGGGAGCAAAGTGTTCCTGATCAAG GCTATAGCACCTGCCTTTTTGGATGAGCCGCTTTCACCAGCAAAGTTAGATGGTGCCATTGAAGATCTGAATGGAGTCCTGAAGCTGTTTGAAGAGAAATTCCTCCAGGACAGACGATTCATCACAGGCCAAGAGATCTCCTTGGCAGACCTCGTGGCCATTGTAGAAGTCATGCAG CCCCTTGCAGGTGGTTATGATGTTTTTGAAGGCAGACCCAAGATGGCAGCGTGGCGCCAAAGAGTAGAAGAAGCCATTGGCAAGGACCTCTTCCTGGAAGCGCATGAGCCGCTCTTAAAGCCCAAGGCTGCAGAGAATCTCCCTCCTGAACTAAAGGAGCAGCTGAAGAAAAATCTGCTGAAATATATCAAATGA